The following is a genomic window from Candidatus Zixiibacteriota bacterium.
GCGAAGGATACGACGGTCGCCGCTTGTATTCCACCCGTATTACCCTGGATCATCCCCCAGACTTCCATGTTGGTGCGCCCGCGGCGGCAAGAAGTCTTGCCGCGATCCCACCGGTGGACGCACATTACCAAAGTTCGGACCGGGCGGCCGTTCTTCCGGCCCTCTGCGGCGCCTGATCCGTCGGTTGGTAGAGATCGACAGTGGTCAACGGAGGACGGGCCGTAATGGGTGACGGGTGATGTCCCGCTCCGTGGGGCGTTGGGTGCTGGCTGGCGCTGTAATTCAGCTCTTTGTCGCCACCCCGCGTGCCTGTCAAACCACCGCCGGCGGAGTGACATCTCCACCGGGCGTCGACTTGGCGCCGCGCCTGCATACACAGGCAATGCCTGACCGGGTCCGCGCCCGGGTCGCACTGGCCCTGGCGGGCGGTGGTGCCCGTGGGTTGGCCCAGATCGGCGTCCTGCGCGCCTTGGAAGAGAATGGCATCGCCATCGACTTGACTTGCGGTGTGTCGATGGGTGCGATCATTGGCGGCCTCTACGCCTCCGGGATCAGTCCCGATTCATTGGCGGCACTCGTACACGGAGTCGATTGGGCCGACCTTCTCCAGAATGCCCCCTCGCGCACAACGCTCCTCCTGTCGCAGAAAGACCGGGGCGCCGACTGGTTCCTGTCGTTGCCGATGCGCGGTGTTCGCCCGCGTTGGCCGACCGGTGCCAGCTCCGGCCAACGGCTGTACAACTACCTGTCCATGCTGACACAGGGCGCCGTCTACCGATGCGATGGTGACTTCGACCGGCTGCCGGTCCGATTCCGTGCCATCGCCACCGATCTGGTGTCCGGTGAGCGGGTCGTCTTCGCGCATGGCGAACTGGCCTTTGCCTTGCGCGCCTCTATGGCGTTTCCCCTGGCGGTGACGCCGCTGCAGGACAGCGTCCACATGTTTGCTGATGGCGGTCTGGTCGATCCGTTGCCTGTCCGCATTGCCGACTCGCTCTCCGACCGGCCGGTCGTGGCGATCAACACCACCTCCGGGCTGGTGGACCGGGAGCGCCTCACTGACCCATACGCCCTGGCGAACCAGGCGACCAGCGTGATGACAGCCCCGATACTCGACGATGCCATCGCCAGAGCCGACTACCTCTGCACCCCTGTGACAGAGGAGTTCAGCAATGTCGATTTCCCAGAGATCGACACCCTCCTGGCCTTGGGCTACCGGGCCGGTCTCGAGTTGGCCACGCGCATCCTGGCCGATTGCGATACGACACACGATTCGACCGACCACGGTGACCGCGCGGCCGGCCATACCCTGTATCGCGTGCGGAGCATTCACATCAGCGGCGCGACTGTCTTCTCCGATTCGACGCTGCGCACAGTACTGGATCTGAGCGACGGCGACCATCCGGTGGCGGCGATTCTCGCCGCCCTCCGACGTGTACGGAAGCTCTACGCCGACAGAGGATATTCCCTGGCCGACATCGAGACCGCCACCATCGACAGCGAGAGTTCACTGGTCATCGCCATCGACGAGGCCCCGTTGGCAGGGATCAGTCTTTCGGGGAACAGGACAGTGAAGAACTGGGTCGTCCTGCGCAGTTTTCCGTTGAAGCGCGGTTCACCGTACAACGCCCGCCGCGTGGCCCAAGGGCTGGCGGATTTGCATGCCACAGGTCTGTTCGACCAGATCACCGCGGCCGTCGAGCGCACTCCGGCCGGCCCGCAGCTCCGGCTCACGGTCACCGAGAAGACCAATGATGCCGTCCGTCTGGGATTGCATCACAACCTGGAGTACCAAACCGAGGTCTTTGTCCAATGGGCCAAGATCAACATCCTCGGGTTGGGCAATGAATTGGTGGCGCATGCGCAGTATGCGCCCCGGCGGGAGCTCTACTTCGTGCGCGCCCGGTCGGATCGCATCTTCCGCACTTACCTGGCCGGCGCCGTCCGTCTGTACCACCAACGCCACGAGCGACGCCTTTATGCCGACCATGAACAAGTTGGGTCGTTTGAGACTACGCGCGAAGGGTTCGAGTTGTCGTTTGCGCAGAATGTCTCCCGTATCGCGCAGATGGCGCTCACGGTGGGCACAGAGAACGTCGATCTGACCATCGATTCAGTGACCAGCAGCACCGATCATGCCCATCTGGCGCTGGTGGCCCGGCTGGACGATCTCGACGATGCCAACTTCCCGACGCGCGGTAGACGGATGAACGCGCAACTGATTTGGGGCGACCGTTTCTTCGGCGGTGATATCGTCTACCGGAAGTTCGTCGCCGGCGGCGAATGGGTGCTGTCTCCCCGGGAGCGGGTGACGTTGTCTCTGGGCGCCCGTTTCGCCACCGCCGACCGA
Proteins encoded in this region:
- a CDS encoding patatin-like phospholipase family protein, with product MSRSVGRWVLAGAVIQLFVATPRACQTTAGGVTSPPGVDLAPRLHTQAMPDRVRARVALALAGGGARGLAQIGVLRALEENGIAIDLTCGVSMGAIIGGLYASGISPDSLAALVHGVDWADLLQNAPSRTTLLLSQKDRGADWFLSLPMRGVRPRWPTGASSGQRLYNYLSMLTQGAVYRCDGDFDRLPVRFRAIATDLVSGERVVFAHGELAFALRASMAFPLAVTPLQDSVHMFADGGLVDPLPVRIADSLSDRPVVAINTTSGLVDRERLTDPYALANQATSVMTAPILDDAIARADYLCTPVTEEFSNVDFPEIDTLLALGYRAGLELATRILADCDTTHDSTDHGDRAAGHTLYRVRSIHISGATVFSDSTLRTVLDLSDGDHPVAAILAALRRVRKLYADRGYSLADIETATIDSESSLVIAIDEAPLAGISLSGNRTVKNWVVLRSFPLKRGSPYNARRVAQGLADLHATGLFDQITAAVERTPAGPQLRLTVTEKTNDAVRLGLHHNLEYQTEVFVQWAKINILGLGNELVAHAQYAPRRELYFVRARSDRIFRTYLAGAVRLYHQRHERRLYADHEQVGSFETTREGFELSFAQNVSRIAQMALTVGTENVDLTIDSVTSSTDHAHLALVARLDDLDDANFPTRGRRMNAQLIWGDRFFGGDIVYRKFVAGGEWVLSPRERVTLSLGARFATADRRLPLQERFALGGRNSFMGLAKDELLGDHLIAGTLSARYRVYPRSYLAARADVGAMWADLDKIDIQRDRRFGIGAGVMFDTPLGPLTVMQGIADGGDTRFYFSWGYDF